A region from the Drosophila bipectinata strain 14024-0381.07 chromosome 3R, DbipHiC1v2, whole genome shotgun sequence genome encodes:
- the LOC108130367 gene encoding uncharacterized protein: MPLLEMALVFNNIYHGLSRCFSPNVEKFHSSHQSVSFSRKKMRSRRRKIEKPGRGSRHLRAKRFPVGEESDQTESISSDQTELLATPTFASSPKTLNPVPVIPSYELQQRLLLQQRPLMTNARQAVTFQLTSWWYKAWPTLVSASVQLSFGSSIINHSLLGEFEEGESPALTIIIGITQALKRVCNHADNAISNTGPGPSYIPTSPAMELIDLNDVVHRLNNVLVDYLMANFNTEVSQASR, from the exons ATGCCTCTTCTTGAAATGGCCCTTGTTTTCAATAACATTTACCACGGACTAAGCCGTTGCTTTAGTCCCAATGT AGAAAAATTTCATTCTTCACATCAGTCAGTTTCATTTTCAAGAAAGAAGATGCGAAGCCGGCGACGCAAAATAGAAAAGCCTGGTCGAGGATCGCGACATTTGCGGGCCAAGCGTTTCCCTGTCGGCGAGGAAAGTGATCAGACTGAGAGTATATCCTCGGACCAAACAGAGCTTCTAGCAACACCCACTTTTGCATCTTCTCCGAAGACCTTGAATCCTGTGCCTGTGATACCTTCATACGAGTTGCAGCAACGCCTGCTATTGCAACAACGTCCATTGATGACTAATGCCCGTCAGGCGGTAACATTTCAACTGACGAGCTGGTGGTACAAAGCGTGGCCCACCTTAGTTTCCGCAAGTGTTCAG TTGAGCTTCGGATCGTCCATCATTAACCACTCATTGCTGGGGGAATTTGAAGAGGGGGAGTCTCCAGCCCTGACGATAATTATAGGGATTACACAGGCATTAAAGAGG GTTTGCAATCATGCGGACAATGCCATTTCTAATACAGGCCCAGGTCCCTCATACATACCCACCTCACCGGCCATGGAGCTGATAGACCTTAATGATGTGGTGCACCGCCTGAACAATGTCCTGGTGGACTATCTAATGGCAAACTTTAATACGGAGGTGTCACAG GCATCAAGATAA